One window of Vespa velutina chromosome 2, iVesVel2.1, whole genome shotgun sequence genomic DNA carries:
- the LOC124947260 gene encoding laminin subunit alpha isoform X1 yields MSGWWLLVIHLLIGLLVKYSRAESLTPPYFNLAEGKDIIASATCGVDTPGPELYCKLVGANADQDEDINLIQGQVCDVCDPDSPEKKHPPEYAVDGMETWWQSPPLSRGMKYNEVNLTINLGQEFHVAYVYVRMGNSPRPELWVLEKSTDYGKTWLPWQYFADSDSDCLTYFGVDSHKPITRDDSVICTTEYSKIVPLEGGEIPISILNNRPSAKHYFNSTILQEWTRATNVRFRFLRTKNLLGHLMSVVRQDPTVTRRYFYSIKDISIGGRCMCNGHADTCDIQDPTVPNKLVCRCQHNTCGPQCTTCCKGFEQKKWQQSTSFKKFMCEPCNCFGHSDECTYNSTIDEKHLSLDIHGNYEGGGVCKNCRDNTEGINCNQCKPKFYRPENKPFNATDVCQPCNCDFFYSTGNCADATGKCECRKEFTPPHCDTCNHGYFGYPNCRECECHLQGTNGYHCEAKDGPCPCKTNYAGHYCNLCAESYYNFPECLPCECNSLGSLNNVCDVVSGNCTCKNNYGGRTCSICEDGYFNYPSCTYCNCDARGTKQGICDKSDGVCLCKEGYGGSRCDQCINGYYGYPNCRPCNCSLIGSSSISCDSIGKCSCLANFAGKTCDQCSPGYYMYPECIACNCDSHGAIGVSCDTEGKCQCRENFDGSRCNQCKEGFYNFPTCEGCNCDPAGIVETFQGCGSLPAGELCQCKDRVEGRICNKCKPLYWNLQPHNTEGCEECQCNIPGVIGSIGECDVKSGQCICKPGVTDRSCTRCIDGTYNLQENNLFGCSDCNCDIGGSVSSICDKQTGQCQCQPRVTGLTCKEPLKAHYFPTLHQFQYEVEDGRTSSNSQVRYGFLEEYFPGYSWKGYAVFSALQDEIIQNVYIYKSSLYRMVIRYVNPNNEPILGTIKITPDSPVEVEQQFKVQFKPTTKPSFVTVAGIHDNHPSPMVMNPGHWTVSIANKKTLFVDYFVLLPSEYYEATILTQDVNIPCKVGYKELCRHYGYPNLMNFDSVRGAGGFLNENNIRIPLTEYFSDKDTLREIDVDEMPLINDSQEEIHFELRISKPGPHVLIITYVTSMEDSETSVLLIEANTIGKGKVTLYPCKYTSICRQVVTDTYDRVAVMNFQSNYVSIVLTGEPTSNIAIHSIVAIPYHRWSLDYIKPRSICVRKNGKCVQGFFPGAADSKKIEFESNNAVLEVGSRPSGIFDNATKLIYLNDKDAMVDIHAKVAEPGEYVFIVQYYQPDHPEFELDVLVQNGKFYEAKVSVPHCPSNSGCRSIVQQVDGNTRFQLIENFVITFKESSGNGIWLDYILVVPADQYNSKILTKIQFDQTKEFLKKCGNNHFYVNVTEEGFCKDSIFSLTANYNNHALPCNCDIYGTTSFECEKFGGQCPCKPNIIGRRCEICKTGYYGFPNCRTCACPSSVLCRPGTGECICPTRVTGERCHLCEPGTYGFDPIVGCEECNCSFLGVVDGNMQCDLFNGNCSCKENVVGRQCDKCIPGYSQFPHCEKCDCDVRGTTLDICDQYTAECFCKENVQGSACDVCKEGTFNIQASNEEGCTKCFCFGKTTRCASASLYRTHILDMNNWELVVQNENTGNLTFLTTIPQEINSTSIVIGLTTNDTFENVVYFAAPASYLGKKLTSYGGFLNYTVSYDTGPFGKAVSAADVILQGADTVLFFYGDEQPLSFTNFAGSVELIEANFFTPNRLSVTREQIMVVLENLQGIYIRATYWNPSIIASLSYVTIDVTTEQYSAQYSVPASSVEQCQCPPNYQGLSCEECAPGYYRVQSGPYGGYCVRCQCNGHAETCDVNTGVCHNCKNGTKGDHCEFCQQGYYGNATIGTPSDCLICACPLPTASNNFASDCEVNEEGNKISCNCLPGYYGARCETCIAGYYGNPEVYGDFCKPCECSGNIDTNQVDSCDSITGECLHCLNNTYGQACNYCAPGYFGDAVERKDCQSCSCNECGMEHCDSHNGQCYCQENVVGEQCDQCEENHYGFDSCEGCKPCDCDVASDSKQCDEKTGQCQCKPGVTGRKCDQCTPGYWNFGPDGCTSCGCNTGYSVGVSCNTTTGQCTCLPGVIGEKCDHCPYRHVLIPGQGCFACDSCTGDLLDVTDILSGFLNPVFEEYNMVAESYFTNQRLKFINDTVNDFHSEVMLLDPKRINFLPLQQNLSRLGQEVSSQKRHIDYAAEDSIKWKHGAQNTLNDMNVLEEDVIREINLVNFIVSEVQSLASNIELRPGGKIENTVRKTEEILKKIKEVSFVNFRDKAIDQADQANILVSEMLQYNSPVNNLTSMASDLNDKIQNISTKMDDLLKITGKAKALAADVEDLNEDNRIAAESGNFDIVKNITLEAEEDLKAGEQLNKKASQLLDETNTNIDILESNTLQQVVMRLNDTILQNDEMLNDLKDSLQKAHDHAESLYSHSLELDNLLTDTRNTNAVRAVSAYRDIEMAIQVANYTALNAVYAAKNATASSSRIEEKIRSSRDQSADLLASAEIVFEKTDGKSEGILQIAQTKETFTDSQNENNKELLDYIDKVLLNIPSQSSSAAHNAVDEVIKTVANITNAIQSINGTIDNIPNDLKKTKQLTKDTSESIRDISQAKKQLDVVNKIVPNINNFLNNLSKNQKAMEGTGNDLQSKIDVLKNKIANARELADRFKTGLTFYRNTTLELKNPESLPLLATSSKISLYFRTNKTNGFLFYLGNEEKIKLPRAKTHDFMALLIESGYPVLILDLGSGPTKVISNKFVSDNIWRQIIIDRTGKNVKLIVREDIGEGRDKEYETEKVLPGAYSIFNVDQEHSKLFVGGYPSSFNIQDAVTASSFEGEMEELVIGDIPVSFWNFVDGENNREDAMERDKLINFQPSTGYRFDKHGYAILSKRNSQISSDSRKFSIKLNFKTFADDGLIYLMGKGKQFLSLEMRDGQVLYQYDLDDGEISLKSLDKFNDGNWHNLEALRFEKIGVLKIDGKMVARDEAKGNTKTLLSLDYIYFGGYPPNAKHPYKPVTNDGFEGCIDDVVILDTSIDLSSNIQAFGVMPGCPVRFASLVSFEDNMPGYVKWNNVSASNFLQINLKFKTLANDGLIFYVTNPDQTSTSYMALVDGVLIFKSQGEELRTDPTEIKFNDNEWHVVTATHNESSLRLDIDDIKNYSTDSPPPSLHILYGDLYIGGIPILFQGSQNNARTPFVGCIGDATLNGIIINFANTTEKLHAFLGKCKGGEQSPIAPVDEPEVNVWIPLLPTESPDDTTEGATQINVVDIELEKEDEDEEPTLEGRGHHIEITTETIITSTPKPILPQTVDQCHLPYYPATDPDLENEWRFGTTNNSRLEYRSLNGRYRDYYDFQINIKTMSDNGIVFFASDLSKQDVIALYILDGKIHHKFDCGSGPAVLISDKQINDNQWHYIAFKRNKQIGQLSVDNETPIIGSSQGHTETINVNPPFFVGGVLPELFSATQSRIGLSTMFSGCLSNFMMNGQSVGEPTMKVGVIPCSKRIEPGLFFFPGNGSNLFKAMDRFTVGRTMDIQMDIKPRTTSGHLLSVHGKRDYLVLEMINGTVKFLVKTTKGSIETSFEPSKSNSLCDGNWHNVRAVKQKNAVLLSVDHKAAPIGIGGKNVAAVLSKHPIFIGGHPMLGRRLRGSTSQSQYVGCINNVYINLNSIHLGPERAYGRVIAGVCPTI; encoded by the exons ATGTCAGGGTGGTGGTTACTTGTAATACATCTTCTGATCGGTCTATTGGTAAAATATTCCAGGGCCGAAAGTTTAACGCCACCGTATTTCAATCTTGCCGAAGGCAAGGACATCATCGCCTCCGCCACGTGCGGTGTCGATACTCCTGGACCTGAACTTTATTGTAAACTCGTCGGCGCGAATGCTGATCAAGATGAAGACATCAATTTGATTCAAGGACAG GTATGCGATGTTTGCGATCCAGATAGTCCTGAAAAAAAGCACCCTCCCGAATATGCCGTCGATGGTATGGAAACTTGGTGGCAATCACCACCACTTTCTAGAGGCATGAAGTACAACGAAGTGAATTTGACAATTAATTTGGGTCAA GAATTTCATGTAGCGTACGTTTACGTGCGTATGGGAAATTCACCAAGACCCGAGTTATGGGTTCTTGAAAAATCGACAGATTATGGAAAAACGTGGTTACCTTGGCAATATTTTGCGGATTCCGATAGTGATTGTTTGACATATTTTGGTGTCGACAGTCATAAACCTATTACGAGAGATGATAGCGTAATTTGTACGACTGAATATTCAAAGATAGTACCATTAGAAGGTGGTGAAATACCAATTTCTATCTTAAATAATCGTCCATCGGCAAAGCATTATTTCAATTCAACAATTTTACAAGAATGGACGAGGGCAACCAACGTGCGGTTTCGTTTTCTCAGAACAAAGAACTTACTGGGACATCTTATGTCGGTCGTTCGTCAAGATCCTACTGTGACAAGACGA tatttttattccaTCAAAGACATCAGTATCGGTGGTAGATGTATGTGTAACGGTCATGCCGATACCTGCGATATCCAAGATCCTACTGTGCCGAATAAACTTGTTTGTAGATGTCAGCACAATACATGTGGACCTCAATGTACAACATGTTGTAAAGGTTTTGAACAGAAGAAATGGCAACAATCTAcgtcttttaaaaaatttatgtgcGAAC ctTGTAATTGTTTCGGTCACTCTGATGAATGTACTTATAATTCGACAATTGACGAAAAGCATTTATCTCTGGATATACATGGAAACTATGAAGGTGGTGGAGTATGTAAAAACTGTAGGGATAATACGGAAGGTATCAACTGTAATCAATGTAAACCGAAATTTTATAGACCAGAAAATAAACCTTTCAATGCTACTGATGTATGCCAAC CCTGCAACtgtgatttcttttattcgactGGAAATTGTGCTGATGCTACTGGTAAATGTGAATGTCGCAAGGAATTTACCCCACCTCATTGTGATACCTGTAATCATGGATACTTTGGATATCCTAATTGCCGCGAATGTGAATGTCATTTACAAGGAACCAATGGATATCATTGTGAAGCAAAGGATGGTCCTTGTCCTTGTAAAACAAACTATGCAGGTCACTACTGTAACCTATGTGCAGAAAGCTATTATAATTTTCCTGAATGCTTAC cTTGTGAATGCAATTCACTTGGTTCCCTGAACAATGTCTGTGATGTTGTTTCTGGAAATTGtacttgtaaaaataattatggtGGAAGAACTTGTAGTATCTGCGAAGACGGTTATTTCAATTATCCTTCGTGCACAT attGTAACTGTGACGCAAGAGGTACAAAACAAGGAATTTGTGATAAGAGTGATGGCGTATGCTTGTGCAAAGAAGGCTATGGTGGTAGTAGGTGCGATCAGTGTATCAATGGATATTATGGATATCCTAACTGTAGACCATGTAACTGCAGTTTGATCGGTTCTTCTTCAATTAGTTGTGACAGTATAGGAAAATGTTCATGCCTTGCCAACTTTGCAGGAAAGACATGTGATCAATGTAGTCCAGGATATTATATGTATCCAGAATGTATAG CTTGCAATTGTGATAGTCATGGAGCAATTGGTGTATCCTGTGATACAGAAGGCAAATGTCAGTGCAGAGAAAACTTTGATGGATCAAGATGTAATCAGTGTAAAGAGggcttttataattttccaaCTTGTGAAGGATGTAATTGTGATCCAGCAGGTATTGTTGAAACTTTTCAAGGATGTGGTAGTTTACCAGCAGGAGAACTTTGCCAATGTAAGGATCGTGTAGAAGGtagaatttgtaataaatgtaaacCTTTATATTGGAATTTACAACCGCATAATACAGAAGGATGTGAAG aatgcCAATGTAACATTCCGGGTGTTATTGGAAGTATTGGAGAATGTGATGTGAAAAGTGGACAGTGTATTTGTAAACCTGGAGTGACTGATAGAAGTTGCACTCGATGCATTGATGGAACTTATAATCTTCAAGAGAACAATTTATTTGGTTGTTCCg ATTGCAATTGTGATATTGGTGGATCAGTCAGTTCTATTTGTGACAAACAAACTGGACAATGTCAATGTCAGCCTCGTGTAACGGGTTTAACATGTAAAGAACCTTTAAAAGCACATTATTTTCCTACTCTTCATCAATTTCAATATGAAGTAGAAGATGGCAGAACTTCTAGTAACAGTCAAGTACGATATGGTTTCTTAGAAGAGTATTTCCCAGGTTATAGTTGGAAGGGATATGCTGTATTTTCTGCTCTACAAGACGAAATTATccaaaatgtttatatatataaatcttctttATACCGTATGGTTATACGGTATGTAAACCCTAACAATGAACCAATTCTTGGAACTATTAAAATTACACCAGATAGTCCTGTCGAAGTGGAACAACAATTTAAAGTTCAATTTAAGCCTACGACGAAGCCATCGTTCGTTACAGTTGCAGGGATTCATGATAATCACCCTTCACCTATGGTGATGAATCCTGGGCATTGGACTGTTAGTATTGCTAATAAAAAAACTCTTTTCGTAGACTATTTCGTTCTATTACCTTCAGAATATTATGAAGCAACTATTTTAACCCAAGATGTTAATATACCTTGTAAAGTTGGTTACAAAGAGCTCTGCCGTCATTATGGATATCCCAACTTGATGAATTTTGATTCTGTTCGCGGGGCAGGAGGTTTCCTCAATGAGAACAACATAAGAATACCGTTAACAGAATATTTCTCAGATAAGGATACTCTTAGAGAGATTGATGTAGATGAAATGCCGCTTATAAATGATAGTCAAGAAGAAATTCACTTTGAACTTAGAATATCTAAACCAGGCCCACATGTGCTTATTATAACATATGTTACCTCTATGGAAGATAGTGAGACTTCTGTATTGTTGATTGAAGCAAACACCATCGGCAAAGGCAAAGTTACGCTTTATCCCTGCAAATATACAAGTATTTGTCGACAAGTAGTAACTGATACATATGATAGAGTGGCTGTTATGAACTTTCAGTCAAATTATGTAAGCATAGTCTTAACTGGAGAACCCACTTCAAATATTGCGATTCATTCAATTGTTGCTATTCCATATCATCGCTGGTCCTTAGATTATATAAAACCAAGATCTATTTGTGTTCGAAAAAATGGTAAATGTGTACAAGGATTTTTCCCTGGTGCAGCCGAttctaaaaaaattgaatttgaatCTAATAATGCAGTTCTTGAAGTGGGTAGTCGGCCATCTGGTATTTTTGATAATGCTACAAAActaatttatttgaatgatAAAGATGCAATGGTAGATATTCATGCAAAAGTTGCTGAACCTGGAGAATACGTTTTCATTGTACAATATTATCAACCAGATCATCCAGAGTTTGAGTTGGATGTTCTAGTACAAAATGGAAAGTTTTATGAAGCAAAAGTTTCTGTGCCTCATTGTCCTAGTAACAGTGGTTGTCGTAGTATTGTTCAACAAGTAGATGGTAATACTCGATTTcagttaattgaaaattttgtgATTACATTCAAAGAAAGCAGTGGAAATGGTATTTGGTTGGATTATATTTTGGTCGTACCTGCAGACcaatataatagtaaaatcCTGACAAAAATACAATTTGATCAGACTAAGGAATTCCTTAAAAAGTGTGGTAATAATCATTTCTATGTAAATGTAACAGAAGAAGGATTTTGTAAAGATTCCATTTTTTCATTGACTGCTAATTACAATAATCACGCTTTACCTTGTAATTGTGACATTTATGGTACAACTAGTTTTGAATGTGAAAAGTTTGGAGGACAATGTCCCTGTAAACCTAATATTATTGGTAGAAGATGTGAGATTTGTAAAACAGGATATTATGGATTTCCTAATTGCAGAACTTGTGCTTGTCCTAGTTCAGTGCTTTGTAGGCCTGGAACTG GTGAGTGTATTTGTCCTACAAGAGTCACAGGTGAACGTTGTCATCTATGTGAACCAGGCACCTATGGATTTGATCCTATAGTTGGATGTGAAGAATgtaattgttcttttcttgGTGTGGTCGATGGTAATATGCAATGTGATTTGTTTAATGGCAACTGTAGCTGTAAAGAAAATGTGGTTGGAAGACAATGTGATAAATGCATACCTGGATATTCACAATTTCCTCACTGTGAAAAATGTGACTGTGATGTACGAGGAACAACATTGGATATATGCGATCAGTATACAGCTGAATGTTTCTGTAAAGAAAATGTTCAAGGTTCTGCTTGTGATGTTTGTAAAGAAGGAACCTTTAACATTCAAGCAAGCAATGAAGAAGGCTGCACAAAATGCTTTTGTTTTGGAAAGACAACACGTTGTGCTTCTGCAAGTCTCTACAGGACTCATATTCTGGATATGAACAACTGGGAGCTTGTtgtacaaaatgaaaatactggaaatttaacatttttaacaaCAATACCtcaagaaattaattcaacTTCTATAGTCATTGGTCTAACGACTAATGACACATTTGAAAATGTTGTGTACTTTGCAGCTCCTGCCAGTTATCTTGGCAAAAAGTTGACTTCATATGGtggatttttaaattatactgTAAGCTATGATACTGGACCCTTTGGAAAAGCAGTAAGTGCAGCTGATGTGATTCTTCAAGGAGCAGATacagttctctttttttatggtGATGAACAACcactttcttttacaaattttgCTGGATCTGTCGAACTCATAGAGGCTAACTTTTTTACACCAAATCGTTTAAGTGTTACTAGAGAACAGATTATGGTAGTTCTTGAAAATCTTCaaggtatatatattcgaGCAACATATTGGAACCCTAGTATCATTGCATC gTTATCTTATGTTACCATTGATGTTACAACAGAACAATACTCAGCTCAGTATAGTGTTCCAGCCAGTAGTGTGGAGCAATGTCAATGCCCACCAAATTATCAAGGATTATCTTGTGAAGAATGTGCTCCAGGATATTATAGAGTACAATCAGGTCCTTATGGAGGATATTGCGTACGGTGTCAATGTAATGGTCATGCAGAAACTTGTGATGTGAATACCGGCGTGTGCCAT AATTGTAAAAATGGTACTAAAGGCGATCATTGTGAATTTTGCCAACAAGGCTATTATGGGAATGCAACTATTGGTACTCCTTCAGACTGTTTAATTTGTGCTTGTCCACTTCCTACTGCATCAAATAATTTTGCATCTGATTGTGAAGTAAATGAAGAAGGTAACAAGATTAGCTGCAATTGTCTTCCTGGTTATTATGGTGCACGATGCGAAACTTGCATTGCCGGATATTATGGAAATCCAGAAGTCTATGGTGATTTTTGTAAACCTTGTGAATGTTCTGGTAATATTGATACCAATCAAGTTGATTCTTGTGACTCTATTACTGGAGAATGCTTACATTGTTTGAACAATACATATGGACAAGCTTGCAATTATTGTGCACCTGGATATTTCGGTGATGCAGTGGAAAGGAAAGATTGTCAAAGTTGTTCATGTAATGAATGTGGAATGGAGCATTGTGATAGCCATAATGGACAATGCTATTGTCAAGAAAATGTTGTCGGTGAACAATGTGATCAATGTGAAGAAAATCATTACGGATTTGATTCTTGCGAAGGTTGTAAGCCTTGCGACTGTGATGTTGCTTCAGATAGTAAACAATGTGATGAAAAAACTGGTCAGTGCCAATGTAAACCTGGTGTTACTGGACGGAAATGTGATCAATGCACTCCTGGTTATTGGAATTTTGGTCCAGATGGTTGTACat CATGTGGTTGCAATACTGGATATTCTGTTGGTGTATCCTGTAACACAACTACTGGACAGTGTACATGTCTTCCTGGTGTTATTGGTGAAAAATGTGATCATTGTCCATATCGTCATGTTTTGATCCCAGGACAAGGTTGCTTTGCATGTGATTCTTGTACCGGTGATCTGCTTGATGTCACAGATATACTCTCAGGTTTTCTAAATCCAGTTTTTGAGGAATACAAT atGGTAGCTGAAAGTTATTTTACGAATCAGCgtctaaaatttattaatgatacagTGAATGACTTTCATTCAGAAGTTATGTTACTCGATCCAaagagaattaatttcttaccATTACAACAAAATTTATCGCGTCTTGGACAAGAAGTGTCCAGTCAAAAACGTCATATTGATTATGCTGCTGAAGATAGCATTAAATGGAAACACGGTGCTCAAAATACGCTTAACGATATGAATGTTTTAGAAGAAGATGTAAttcgtgaaataaatttagtCAATTTTATAGTATCTGAAGTGCAATCATTGGCTTCCAATATAGAGCTTAGACCAGGTGGTAAAATTGAAAACACTGtaagaaagacagaagaaattctgaaaaaaatcaaagaggtATCTTTTGTTAATTTCCGTGATAAAGCAATCGATCAAGCTGATCAAGCAAATATTCTCGTATCAGAAATGCTACAATATAATTCTCCAGTGAATAATCTGACTTCAATGGCATCAGATTTAAAtgacaaaatacaaaatattagtACAAAAATGGATGATTTACTTAAAATCACAGGAAAAGCTAAAGCGTTAGCAGCTGACGTTGAAGATCTTAACGAAGATAATAGAATAGCTGCAGAATCTGGAAATTTTGATAttgtgaaaaatattacgttaGAGGCTGAAGAAGATCTAAAAGCTGGTGAGCAACTTAATAAAAAAGCAAGTCAACTTTTAGACGAAACAAATAcgaatatagatattttag AGTCTAATACATTGCAACAAGTGGTAATGCGTTTAAATGATACCATTTTGCAAAATGACGAAATGCttaatgatttaaaagatTCTTTACAAAAGGCACATGATCATGCTGAATCTCTTTACAGTCATTCTTTGGAATTGGACAATCTCTTGACAGATACACGCAATACAAATGCTGTACGTGCTGTTTCTGCATATAGGGATATTGAAATGGCTATCCAAGTTGCCAACTATACTGCTCTTAATGCTGTGTATGCTGCTAAAAATGCAACGGCATCA tcttcaagaatagaagaaaaaataagaagttcTCGTGATCAATCTGCAGATTTGCTTGCCTCTGCAGAAATAGTATTTGAGAAAACTGATGGAAAATCGGAGGGAATTCTTCAGATTGCACAAACCAAGGAAACATTTACAGATTCGCAAAACGAAAACAATAAAGAATTGTTAGATTATATAGATAA AgtacttttaaatattccatCACAATCTTCATCAGCAGCTCACAATGCAGTTGATGAAGTTATTAAAACGGTAGCCAATATAACAAATGCTATTCAAAGTATAAATGGTACAATTGATAATATACCAAATGATCTTAAAAAAACTAAACAACTTACAAAGGATACGTCCGAATCGATACGAGATATTTCTCAAGCTAAGAAACAATTGGatgttgtaaataaaattgttcctaatattaataattttctaaataatttgagtaaaaatcaaaaagcaaTGGAAGGAACAGGAAATGATCTTCAAAGTAAAATTGATGTGCTAAAGAATAAGATCGCAAATGCTAGAGAATTAGCAGACAGATTTAAAACAGGTTTAACCTTCTATCGAAATACTACATTGGAATTGAAAAATCCAGAAAGCTTACCTTTACTGGCAACATCTagcaaaatttcattatatttccgTACGAATAAAACCAATggtttccttttctatcttggaaatgaagaaaaaataaaattaccaCGTGCAAAAACT cATGATTTTATGGCACTTCTAATAGAAAGCGGATATCCAGTACTTATATTAGATCTTGGTTCTGGACCAACAAAGGTCATtagtaataaatttgtatctgATAATATTTGGcgtcaaataattattgatag gactggaaaaaatgtgaaattaaTAGTACGCGAGGATATTGGCGAGggaagagataaagaatatgaaacagaaaaagtaTTACCAGGGGcttattctatatttaacGTTGATCAAGAACATTCAAAACTATTTGTAGGAGgatatccttcttcttttaatattcaagATGCAGTTACGGCATCCTCCTTTGAGGGTGAAATGGAAGAATTAGTAATCGGCGATATACCTGTTTCTTTCTGGAACTTTGTAGATGgtgaaaataatagagaagATGCTATGGAAAGGgacaaattgataaatttccaACCAAGTACAGGATATAGATTTGACAAGCATGGATATGCGATTTTAAGTAAACGAAATTCTCAAATATCATCAGATAGCAGAAAGTTcagtataaaattaaatttcaaaacaTTCGCGGATGATGGCTTAATATATCTAATGGGCAAGGGTAAACAGTTTTTGTCTTTGGAAATGAGAGATGGTCAG GTACTGTATCAGTACGATCTTGATGATGGTGAAATATCTCTAAAATCGcttgataaatttaatgatgGTAATTGGCACAATTTAGAAGCATTGAGGTTCGAAAAAATTGGTGTTCTTAAAATCGATGGTAAAATGGTTGCACGAGATGAAGCTAAGGGCAATACTAAAACTCTTCTATCCTTggattacatttattttggaGGGTATCCACCTAATGCCAAGCATCCTTATAAACCAGTTACAAATGATGGTTTCGAAGGATGTATCGATGATGTTGTTATTCTCGATACTTCAATTGATCTTAGTAGTAATATACAAGCTTTTGGAGTTATGCCTGGTTGTCCAGTTAGA ttCGCAAGTCTCGTATCTTTTGAAGATAATATGCCAGGATATGTAAAATGGAATAATGTTTCGGCGTccaattttcttcaaattaatttgaaattcaaaACATTGGCAAATGATGGtcttatattttatgtcaCTAATCCAGATCAAACATCTACAAGTTACATGGCACTGGTTGACggtgtattaatatttaaaagtcaAGGCGAAGAATTAAGGACTGATCCaactgaaataaaattcaatgataatGAGTGGCATGTTGTCACGGCGACGCATAATGAATCATCTTTAAGACTTGATattgatgatattaaaaattatagcaCCGATTCACCACCTCCATCATTACATATTCTTTATGGAGATCTTTACATTGGCGGTATACCAATATTGTTCCAAGGATCTCAAAATAATGCAAGAACACCGTTTGTCGGTTGTATTGGCGACGCTACTTTGAAtgggattattattaattttgctAACACGACAGAAAAACTTCATGCATTTTTGGGAAAATGTAAAGGCGGTGAACAATCAC CTATTGCTCCAGTTGACGAACCAGAAGTAAATGTTTGGATACCTCTGCTTCCTACAGAAAGTCCTGATGATACAACTGAAGGCGCAACACAAATTA ATGTGGTAGACATTGaattagaaaaggaagatgaagacgaagaaCCTACTTTGGAAGGACGCGGTCATCACATTGAAATAACAACTGAAACAATTATAACATCCACTCCAAAACCAATTCTACCTCAAACTGTAGACCAATGTCATTTACCTTATTATCCAGCTACTGATCCTGATCTCGAAAATGAATGGAGATTCG GTACTACAAACAATAGTCGATTGGAATATAGATCTTTAAATGGAAGATACAGAGACTATTATGATTTccaaattaacattaaaacaATGTCTGATAATGGAATTGTTTTCTTTGCCTCGGATTTAAGTAAACAAGATGTGATTGCCTTATATATTCTAGACGGAAAG aTTCATCATAAGTTTGACTGTGGAAGTGGACCAGCTGTACTTATTAgcgataaacaaataaatgataatcaaTGGCATTACATTGcttttaagagaaataaacaaatcgGACAACTTTCTGTAGATAATGAAACACCAATAATTGGCTCTTCTCAAGGACATACTGAAACTATCAATGTTAATCCACCATTCTTTGTAGGAGGTGTACTACCAGAATTGTTTAGCGCGACACAATCAAGAATA GGTTTAAGTACTATGTTCAGTGGATGTTTAAGCAATTTTATGATGAATGGTCAATCTGTTGGTGAACCTACAATGAAAGTAGGTGTAATACCATGTTCAAAACGAATAGAGCCAGGATTGTTCTTCTTCCCAGGGAATGGTAGCAATCTGTTCAAAGCAA TGGATCGATTTACCGTTGGACGTACTATGGATATACAGATGGATATCAAACCACGTACAACTTCTGGACATTTATTGTCGGTTCATGGTAAACGAGATTATCTAGTTTTGGAGATGATTAATGGTACTGTTAAATTTCTTGTTAAAACGACCAAGGGTTCTATAGAAACCTCGTTTGAACCATCCAAATCTAATTCTTTATGCGATGGTAATTGGCACAATGTCCGAg CtgtaaaacagaaaaatgcTGTACTTTTATCCGTTGATCACAAGGCCGCTCCAATAGGAATTGGTGGTAAAAACGTAGCAGCAGTTTTGTCGAAGCATCCGATATTCATCGGTGGCCATCCTATGTTGGGTAGAAGATTACGTGGCAGCACGTCACAATCTCAATACGTTGGTTGcataaataatgtatacatTAATTTGAATTCCATTCATTTGGGTCCAGAACGAGCTTATGGACGAGTCATTGCGGGCGTTTGTCCAACAATATAA